A stretch of the Synechocystis sp. PCC 7338 genome encodes the following:
- the gnd gene encoding decarboxylating NADP(+)-dependent phosphogluconate dehydrogenase, with product MTKRTFGVIGLAVMGENLALNVESRGFPIAVYNRSPNKTEKFMAERAVDKDIKAAYTVEEFVQLLERPRKILVMVKAGGPVDAVIDELKPLLEAGDMIIDGGNSLYEDTERRTKDLEATGLGFVGMGVSGGEEGALLGPSLMPGGTPTAYKELEPILTKIAAQVEDPDNPACVTFIGPGGAGHYVKMVHNGIEYGDMQLIAEAYDILKNGLGLSNEKLHEVFGQWNQTDELNSFLIEISTDIFAKKDPETGGHLIDYILDAAGQKGTGRWTVMSGLELGVPIPTIYAAVNARVMSSLKEQRVAASSQLSGPGKSFSGDMEAWIPKVRDALYCSKMCSYAQGMALIAKASQEFGYDVNLPEIARIWKGGCIIRAGFLDKIKKAFKDNPQLPNLLLAPEFKQSILDRQGPWREVLILANDMGIAVPAFSSSLDYFDSYRRAVLPQNLTQAQRDYFGAHTYERTDKPRGEFFHTEWLD from the coding sequence ATGACTAAGCGAACCTTTGGGGTAATTGGACTGGCAGTAATGGGGGAAAATCTCGCCCTCAACGTGGAAAGTCGAGGCTTTCCCATCGCCGTCTATAACCGTTCCCCCAACAAAACCGAAAAATTCATGGCCGAAAGGGCTGTGGACAAAGACATCAAAGCCGCCTACACCGTAGAAGAATTTGTCCAATTGTTGGAACGTCCCCGCAAAATCCTCGTAATGGTTAAAGCTGGAGGGCCCGTGGATGCAGTGATCGATGAGTTGAAACCCCTTTTAGAAGCAGGGGACATGATCATCGATGGCGGTAATTCCCTCTATGAAGATACGGAGCGTCGCACCAAAGACCTGGAAGCCACCGGCCTGGGCTTTGTTGGCATGGGAGTCAGTGGAGGGGAAGAGGGCGCATTGCTAGGCCCCAGCTTGATGCCCGGGGGCACCCCCACCGCTTATAAGGAATTGGAGCCGATTCTGACTAAAATTGCCGCTCAAGTGGAAGATCCCGATAATCCTGCCTGTGTGACTTTCATTGGCCCTGGAGGGGCGGGGCATTACGTCAAAATGGTGCATAACGGCATTGAGTATGGCGATATGCAACTAATTGCTGAAGCCTACGACATTTTGAAAAACGGCTTGGGCTTGAGTAACGAAAAACTCCACGAAGTTTTTGGCCAGTGGAATCAGACTGATGAGTTAAACTCCTTCCTAATTGAAATCAGCACCGACATTTTTGCCAAAAAGGATCCCGAAACCGGGGGGCATTTAATTGATTACATCCTTGATGCGGCTGGGCAAAAGGGGACGGGGCGCTGGACAGTGATGAGTGGTCTAGAGTTGGGGGTGCCGATTCCCACCATTTACGCCGCCGTTAATGCCAGGGTAATGTCTTCCCTCAAAGAACAACGGGTAGCCGCTTCCAGCCAACTGTCGGGGCCGGGCAAAAGCTTTAGTGGGGACATGGAAGCCTGGATTCCCAAGGTGCGGGATGCCCTCTACTGCTCGAAAATGTGTTCCTATGCCCAGGGCATGGCCTTAATTGCCAAAGCTTCCCAGGAATTTGGCTATGACGTTAACCTGCCGGAAATTGCCCGCATTTGGAAAGGGGGTTGCATTATTCGAGCCGGCTTTTTGGACAAGATCAAGAAGGCTTTTAAGGATAATCCTCAGTTACCTAATCTGCTCCTCGCTCCGGAATTCAAGCAAAGTATTCTGGACCGCCAGGGGCCATGGCGAGAGGTATTAATCCTAGCCAACGACATGGGCATTGCAGTGCCAGCGTTTAGTTCCTCGTTGGATTACTTTGACAGTTACCGGCGGGCGGTGCTTCCCCAAAACCTAACCCAAGCGCAACGGGATTACTTTGGGGCTCACACCTATGAACGCACTGATAAACCCAGGGGAGAATTTTTCCACACGGAATGGCTTGATTAG